The proteins below are encoded in one region of Sulfolobus sp. A20:
- a CDS encoding RtcB family protein, with protein sequence MQINLVRVSPYEWRINKGHQACMKVPVTVFADDILIEKMKQDLTLNQAVNVACLPGVQESVYVLPDGHQGYGFPIGGIAATAIDEGGVVSPGGIGYDINCGVRLLRTNLDYSDIKPKLADLVEELHRNIPSGVGSEGKVKLTSQQLDQVLAEGVAWAVDKGFGWKEDMEHMEQHGSWEIADPSKVSVIAKQRGSSQLGTLGAGNHFLEVQVVDKIYDVEVAKALGITHEGQVMVMVHTGSRGLGHQTASDYLQIMERAMKKYNIQLPDRELAAVPFESREGQDYFHAMASAANFAWTNRQLITHWARESFGRVFRTDPEKFDLHIIYDVAHNIAKIEEYVIEGKRKKVLVHRKGATRAFPPNSPEIPADHRNIGQVVLIPGSMGTASYVMVGIPEGRRTWFTAPHGAGRWMSRAAAVRSYPANSVVETLAEKGIVVRAATRRVIAEEAPGAYKDVDRVARTAHEVKIAKLVIRLRPIGVTKG encoded by the coding sequence ATGCAGATTAACCTTGTTAGAGTTAGTCCGTATGAATGGAGGATAAATAAAGGTCATCAAGCTTGCATGAAGGTTCCAGTTACCGTATTTGCCGATGACATATTAATAGAAAAAATGAAACAAGACTTAACGTTAAATCAAGCAGTTAATGTAGCCTGCCTACCCGGCGTTCAAGAGTCTGTTTACGTACTTCCTGATGGTCATCAAGGTTACGGTTTCCCAATAGGTGGAATTGCTGCCACAGCCATTGATGAAGGTGGTGTAGTAAGTCCAGGTGGTATTGGATATGATATAAATTGTGGAGTTAGATTACTTAGAACTAACTTAGATTATAGTGATATTAAACCTAAATTAGCCGATCTCGTAGAAGAATTACATAGAAATATCCCAAGTGGAGTTGGAAGTGAAGGGAAGGTTAAATTAACTTCTCAGCAACTAGATCAAGTTTTAGCTGAAGGTGTAGCTTGGGCAGTAGATAAGGGGTTTGGTTGGAAAGAAGATATGGAACATATGGAGCAGCATGGAAGTTGGGAGATTGCTGACCCGTCAAAAGTCAGCGTCATAGCTAAACAAAGAGGGAGTAGTCAGCTGGGCACATTAGGTGCGGGAAATCATTTCCTTGAGGTTCAAGTAGTTGATAAGATATATGATGTAGAAGTTGCTAAAGCGTTAGGGATTACTCACGAAGGACAAGTAATGGTAATGGTTCACACAGGATCTAGAGGGTTAGGGCATCAAACTGCTAGTGATTATCTTCAAATAATGGAAAGAGCCATGAAGAAATACAACATACAATTGCCAGACAGAGAATTAGCTGCAGTGCCATTCGAAAGTAGGGAAGGACAAGATTATTTCCACGCTATGGCTTCAGCTGCTAATTTCGCGTGGACAAATAGACAGTTAATTACCCATTGGGCTAGAGAAAGTTTTGGCAGGGTATTTAGAACAGATCCTGAAAAATTTGACTTACATATAATATATGATGTCGCCCATAATATTGCTAAAATAGAAGAGTATGTAATTGAAGGGAAGAGGAAAAAAGTTTTAGTGCATAGGAAAGGTGCTACTAGAGCATTTCCGCCTAATAGTCCAGAAATACCAGCAGATCATAGGAATATAGGCCAAGTGGTTTTGATACCTGGTAGTATGGGTACAGCCAGTTATGTAATGGTGGGAATTCCAGAAGGAAGGAGAACATGGTTCACGGCACCTCACGGTGCTGGTAGATGGATGTCTAGGGCTGCTGCAGTTAGGAGTTATCCAGCTAACAGTGTTGTAGAGACCTTAGCGGAGAAAGGAATTGTAGTAAGAGCTGCTACAAGAAGAGTAATAGCAGAAGAAGCTCCTGGTGCATATAAAGATGTAGACAGAGTAGCTAGGACAGCACATGAAGTTAAAATAGCTAAATTAGTGATTCGTTTAAGACCAATTGGGGTAACTAAAGGATGA
- a CDS encoding DEAD/DEAH box helicase, which yields MPDQLDQRLKHLIREKQWSGLNKIQEMSFKPIDEGKNTLIIAPTGYGKTEAALLPILNKMISENAKPVSLIYITPLKALINDLLYRIEWWSSRLGFLVNRKHGEVPQKEKNQRLKKIPHIIVTTPEGLEIDLDWASRFREHYKNVKWIIIDEVHELISSKRGTQLSVLLERLKYFIEYDFQRIGLSATISDPEKVANFLFGSSKRPSAIVKLDEARKFEINIHKVDSDQMLWKKAAEKINQLIEKPSLIFTNSRFSTERLHEELEKLGNTEIYVHHSSVSRDLKNLAEDGLRSGNAKAVVCTKTLELGIHVGDIKKVIMLRPPTSVASFLQRLGRSGHIVKGTPKGDIICYYDYDVIEGLALYEAARRGIIERPLIDNGLDIVARELLGMLLQYQKINLQIAYNIIHGAFAYNNLTYSEFLQLINYLVKNNIIKIEGDELKIGANFFKIWRFNKDSKIAWGKDFAEFFSLINNNDTFSLKYNGNTIGEIDSIYVFKHVRSNDVIRISGKFWKVVKINMNKATIDVIPANEVEGEIPIWKGESTSKSPIIVKFIRKLFNNIEKYNSLIDEILDEESRKALFRIINDYATQGIEIPIKNTIIVEKRDNEWIYSTLIDEKVSNTLAHLLLYLVIKKYTLNAYARSSIYGFAIRGSPTDLLKEISTIEEDKIKKMIVRSIRRSPFFIATLKEIGASFGKISKIDIKEDKFLIKEALRQTLNKYFNIRRTLKFIDKVKRGEIKIVYIDKPTPFANAVSSHVQIRPWLLDLNVTIYHALKGGAYTINELAEVLGIPNKSLENKLKQMRKSGNKYRVTYFIDVDCRETRWCLYEDFVNIVNSEEYYSSFAPLNLNEIFLATLRSGDNQIEILFKPKDLLNSSDEILRKIPFNDVDEIKIKEAIDTSYQVYQKYYNVKKDIIIYLMLNAVAYLQNLKYS from the coding sequence ATGCCAGATCAACTAGATCAGCGATTAAAGCATCTGATTAGGGAAAAACAATGGAGTGGCTTAAATAAAATTCAAGAAATGTCCTTCAAACCAATTGATGAAGGAAAAAACACCCTAATTATAGCTCCAACCGGTTATGGAAAAACAGAGGCTGCCTTATTACCTATCTTAAATAAAATGATAAGCGAAAACGCAAAACCAGTTAGTCTAATCTATATTACGCCACTAAAGGCTCTAATTAATGATTTACTATATAGAATTGAATGGTGGTCTTCAAGATTAGGATTCCTAGTAAATAGAAAACATGGTGAAGTACCTCAGAAGGAGAAAAATCAGAGATTAAAGAAGATTCCCCATATAATAGTTACTACTCCAGAAGGATTAGAAATAGATTTAGATTGGGCTAGTAGATTTAGAGAACACTACAAGAACGTTAAATGGATAATAATAGATGAAGTTCATGAATTAATTAGTTCTAAAAGAGGAACCCAACTATCAGTTCTGCTAGAAAGGTTAAAGTACTTCATAGAATACGACTTCCAGCGAATAGGCTTATCCGCAACCATTAGTGATCCAGAAAAGGTAGCTAATTTCCTCTTTGGCTCATCAAAGAGGCCATCTGCAATTGTTAAATTAGATGAAGCTAGAAAATTCGAAATAAACATACATAAAGTCGATAGTGACCAAATGCTATGGAAGAAGGCTGCAGAAAAGATTAACCAATTAATAGAAAAGCCTAGTTTAATTTTCACAAACTCTAGGTTTTCAACAGAGAGATTGCATGAAGAGCTGGAGAAGTTAGGCAACACAGAAATTTACGTCCATCACTCTTCTGTATCTCGAGATTTAAAGAATTTGGCTGAAGATGGGCTAAGAAGTGGGAACGCTAAAGCAGTAGTTTGCACAAAAACTTTAGAGTTAGGAATACATGTTGGAGATATAAAAAAAGTTATAATGCTGAGGCCTCCTACGTCAGTAGCTTCTTTCTTGCAGAGATTAGGTAGAAGTGGCCATATAGTTAAAGGTACTCCTAAAGGTGATATCATATGTTACTATGATTATGATGTAATAGAAGGTCTAGCTCTATATGAAGCAGCTAGAAGAGGAATAATTGAAAGACCATTAATAGATAATGGCCTTGATATAGTCGCAAGGGAATTACTGGGAATGCTATTGCAATATCAAAAAATCAACTTACAAATAGCATATAACATTATACATGGAGCTTTCGCTTATAATAATCTAACTTATTCCGAATTTTTACAGTTAATAAACTACTTAGTAAAGAATAATATAATAAAGATAGAAGGGGATGAATTGAAAATAGGCGCAAATTTCTTTAAAATATGGAGATTTAATAAAGATTCTAAGATAGCATGGGGTAAAGACTTTGCTGAATTTTTCTCTCTGATAAATAATAATGATACATTTTCTCTTAAATACAACGGAAATACTATAGGTGAAATTGACTCAATCTATGTTTTCAAGCATGTTAGGTCTAATGATGTCATAAGAATTAGTGGCAAGTTCTGGAAGGTAGTTAAAATAAATATGAATAAAGCTACAATAGACGTTATACCCGCAAATGAGGTAGAAGGAGAAATACCTATTTGGAAGGGAGAAAGTACATCTAAATCACCAATTATAGTTAAATTTATAAGAAAATTATTCAATAATATTGAAAAATATAATTCTCTAATAGATGAAATCCTTGATGAGGAATCTAGGAAAGCACTATTTAGAATAATTAACGATTACGCTACGCAAGGAATTGAAATACCAATTAAAAATACCATAATAGTGGAAAAAAGGGATAACGAATGGATATATAGCACCCTAATCGATGAAAAAGTGTCTAACACCTTAGCCCATTTACTTTTATATTTGGTGATAAAGAAGTATACATTAAACGCTTACGCTAGAAGCTCTATATATGGGTTCGCGATAAGAGGTTCTCCCACGGATTTACTTAAGGAGATTTCAACTATAGAAGAGGATAAGATTAAGAAAATGATAGTTAGATCTATAAGGAGATCACCTTTCTTTATAGCGACATTAAAAGAGATTGGAGCAAGTTTTGGAAAAATTTCAAAAATTGATATAAAGGAAGATAAATTCCTTATCAAGGAGGCGCTAAGGCAAACGCTAAATAAATACTTTAACATTAGAAGAACGTTAAAGTTTATTGATAAGGTCAAAAGAGGCGAGATAAAAATTGTTTACATAGATAAACCAACTCCATTTGCAAATGCTGTTTCATCACATGTTCAGATAAGGCCGTGGCTACTTGACCTAAACGTAACCATATATCACGCGTTAAAAGGTGGAGCATATACGATTAATGAATTAGCTGAAGTTTTAGGCATTCCTAATAAGAGCCTTGAGAATAAGCTTAAACAAATGAGAAAAAGCGGAAACAAGTACAGAGTTACTTACTTTATTGACGTTGATTGCAGGGAAACTAGATGGTGTTTATATGAGGATTTTGTTAATATAGTTAATTCAGAAGAATATTATTCGTCATTTGCACCTTTAAACTTAAATGAAATATTCTTGGCTACACTAAGATCTGGTGATAATCAGATAGAAATATTATTTAAGCCAAAAGATTTGTTGAATAGTTCAGACGAGATATTAAGAAAAATACCATTCAATGACGTGGATGAGATTAAGATTAAAGAAGCTATAGATACTTCATATCAAGTTTACCAAAAATATTATAACGTTAAGAAGGATATAATAATATACTTAATGTTAAACGCAGTAGCATATCTACAAAACTTAAAATACTCCTAG
- a CDS encoding ribonuclease P subunit p25 family protein has product MSEKINEVIVRRSKSVEDHVLDIIVMFNQGLNEIKLKGVGKEISKAVDIYNTLKDRLGEGVQLLGVETGSEVKDRRRISYILLKLKRVY; this is encoded by the coding sequence ATGTCAGAGAAAATAAATGAAGTAATAGTTAGAAGATCTAAAAGTGTAGAAGACCATGTTTTAGATATAATAGTAATGTTCAATCAAGGTCTGAATGAAATCAAACTTAAGGGAGTAGGTAAAGAAATTTCAAAGGCAGTCGACATTTACAATACATTAAAGGATAGATTAGGAGAGGGAGTACAATTATTAGGAGTAGAGACTGGAAGTGAAGTTAAAGATAGGAGAAGAATCTCATACATCTTGCTCAAGCTTAAGAGAGTTTACTGA